Proteins found in one Silene latifolia isolate original U9 population unplaced genomic scaffold, ASM4854445v1 scaffold_20.1, whole genome shotgun sequence genomic segment:
- the LOC141638463 gene encoding uncharacterized protein LOC141638463, which translates to MEYLSRILTHVTTTMPFKFHPLCKQLRLSHLMFADDLLLFSKGDVSSIMILLRAFATFSVATGLQMNSLKSNIYFNGVPASMKADILLVSGFSEGSLPFKYLGLPISAGRLSIKQCSCLVEKITMRIRGFAAKRLSYAGRLSLVNSVLTSLYSYWATVFIIPKNVLKRIDALCRNYLWDGSTEYLRVPMVSWEKVCVPKHEGGLGVRDSFAWNLAAVCKLSAWVYSNPTSLWVKWVHHIYMKGVPWAMYTPKPDVSWSWKKICKTRDKFSGGFSASGQWLAAPAGYTVTSGYEWIRKPQPVVPWDKVIWNSWCLPKHNFVNWLIIREALMLKDKLLHLRILSDADCCLCGASAETHSHVFIHCPYTKKLTGLLSCKLNISLPTLNLLLWIQSKPWAQVKKKVLIAWVQALYYSIWHQRNKARIGGKIDHPVCVVKQISALMHLRSIFWLNCIKKSSDEAWIKSIKY; encoded by the coding sequence ATGGAATACCTGAGTAGGATTCTCACCCATGTTACCACCACCATGCCTTTTAAATTCCATCCTCTTTGCAAGCAGCTTAGACTGAGTCAtcttatgtttgctgatgaccttTTGCTCTTTAGCAAGGGGGATGTCTCTTCTATTATGATTTTACTCAGAGCTTTTGCCACCTTCTCTGTTGCTACTGGCTTGCAGATGAACAGCTTGAAATCCAATATCTATTTTAATGGTGTGCCTGCCTCAATGAAAGCTGATATTCTGCTGGTGTCTGGATTCAGTGAAGGATCTTTGCCATTTAAGTATTTGGGCCTTCCCATTTCTGCTGGCAGATTGAGTATTAAGCAGTGTTCTTGTTTGGTGGAGAAGATTACAATGAGAATCAGAGGGTTTGCTGCTAAAAGATTGTCCTATGCTGGGAGACTTTCTCTAGTTAACTCAGTATTGACATCTCTATATTCTTATTGGGCTACTGTTTTTATCATTCCTAAAAATGTTCTAAAGAGGATTGATGCCCTCTGTAGGAACTACCTTTGGGATGGCTCTACTGAATACCTCAGAGTCCCTATGGTTAGTTGGGAGAAAGTGTGTGTACCAAAACATGAAGGTGGGTTAGGTGTTAGAGACAGTTTTGCCTGGAATCTTGCAGCTGTTTGCAAACTGTCTGCCTGGGTTTATAGTAATCCCACTAGTTTGTGGGTTAAATGGGTACACCACATTTATATGAAAGGTGTACCCTGGGCTATGTATACTCCAAAACCTGATGTTTCTTGGAGTTGGAAGAAAATTTGTAAGACTCGTGATAAGTTCTCAGGAGGTTTTTCTGCTTCTGGTCAGTGGCTTGCTGCACCTGCTGGGTACACAGTCACCAGTGGCTATGAATGGATCAGAAAGCCTCAGCCTGTTGTTCCTTGGGATAAAGTCATTTGGAATTCGTGGTGTCTACCAAAGCATAATTTTGTTAACTGGCTCATCATTAGGGAGGCTTTGATGCTAAAGGATAAGCTGCTGCATCTCAGAATATTGTCTGATGCTGATTGCTGTCTATGTGGTGCCTCTGCTGAAACCCATAGTCATGTGTTCATTCACTGCCCTTATACAAAGAAGCTGACTGGTCTGCTAAGCTGTAAGCTGAATATTAGTTTGCCCACTCTGAATTTGCTCCTCTGGATTCAGAGTAAACCCTGGGCACAAGTTAAAAAGAAGGTCCTGATTGCTTGGGTGCAAGCCTTATATTACTCTATCTGGCATCAACGTAACAAGGCAAGGATTGGAGGGAAGATTGATCACCCTGTTTGTGTAGTTAAACAGATTAGTGCCCTTATGCATCTTAGATCTATTTTCTGGCTTAATTGTATCAAAAAGAGTAGTGATGAAGCATGGATTAAGTCAATTAAATATTGA
- the LOC141638464 gene encoding uncharacterized protein LOC141638464, with amino-acid sequence MAALEETNAASDFTLFINPNITSNLLCISRFYVCFDALKQGWLLGCRRILSVDACFLKTFLGGQLIAAVGRDGNEQMYPLAWAVVEGENHESYEWFFKQSSKSIVAMVAKEFPRAEHRHCARHIFANWHKTYKGEDMKILFWACAKSYNEPDFNEALDNLKEVDPKVFDAFIACNPTLFCRAFIQKHTQNDVIVSNMSETFNAYIISARSKHLIYMLEEIRTLIMQRLVREKIEMEGSSHVVCPKVQERLEIEKDKASMCKALPSRPTLFQVHIGIDHVTVDLEARTCTCKKWELTGIPCFHAVSAIFEVHGHHAEDYVSRSL; translated from the exons ATGGCAGCCCTTGAAGAGACAAATGCAGCAAGTGACTTCACCTTGTTTATTAACCCAAACATCACATCAAACCTGCTTTGTATTTCGAGGTTCTACGTGTGCTTTGATGCTCTGAAGCAAGGGTGGTTGCTGGGATGTAGAAGAATTTTGTCTGTTGATGCTTGCTTTCTGAAAACATTCTTAGGGGGGCAACTAATTGCAGCTGTGGGTAGGGATGGCAATGAGCAAATGTATCCTTTGGCATGGGCAGTAGTTGAAGGTGAGAACCATGAGAGCTATGAGTGGTTTTTCAAACAATCAAGCAAA AGTATTGTGGCTATGGTAGCTAAGGAATTCCCTAGAGCTGAGCATAGACATTGTGCCAGGCATATATTTGCTAACTGGCACAAGACATACAAAGGGGAAGATATGAAGATTCTGTTTTGGGCTTGTGCCAAGTCCTATAATGAGCCTGACTTCAATGAAGCACTTGACAATTTGAAGGAAGTCGATCCTAAAGTCTTTGATGCTTTCATTGCTTGCAACCCAACCTTATTTTGTAGAGCATTCATCCAAAAGCACACCCAAAATGATGTCATAGTAAGTAACATGTCTGAAACATTTAATGCTTACATAATTAGTGCAAGATCCAAACATCTCATATACATGCTTGAAGAGATTAGGACTTTAATTATGCAAAGGCTAGTTCGAGAAAAAATTGAGATGGAGGGGAGTTCACATGTGGTATGTCCAAAGGTCCAGGAAAGGCTTGAAATAGAGAAGGATAAGGCTTCTATGTGTAAAGCCTTACCATCTAGGCCAACTCTGTTTCAAGTGCATATTGGGATTGATCATGTAACTGTTGACTTAGAGGCTAGGACATGTACCTGTAAAAAATGGGAGTTAACAGGTATCCCATGCTTTCATGCTGTGAGTGCTATATTTGAAGTACATGGTCATCATGCCGAGGACTATGTGTCTCGATCGCTATAA